One genomic window of Desulfatibacillum aliphaticivorans DSM 15576 includes the following:
- a CDS encoding chemotaxis protein CheA translates to MADATLLGEFVLDSLELLDDAEPKLIELQASSQVPDQVNTESINSIFRLFHSMKGSAGMLELHNITSLTHEAETLLDMFRSGKTQMTRAHMDTLFKAMDLIREILASVDANLTDKGFEDSVSGLVEELGIAISQSGGDASPAPKAKKPEPVKPLEPPPPPPPPEPAAEPAPEPAAADFSFDEFEIPITQEMLDRFVTEADELLEQCEAMLLTMEDDTTGEPVHEAFRAMHSFKGNCGFMGLSDPERMSHRMENVLSGVKEGIIAPTSDNTGILLKLVDILRDAVADVSSGGKGAIDNLELYVQLLDEILPEASESEAEPEPAAEPQPEAAEPASVPAPAEESPQPSLEIKLGDEKAPEAPQDAASPKAVPAKPKEMPATKAAPRTIVRQDIRVDLAKLDHLINLVGELVIAETMVTRNPDLVGHDFENFEKSAMHLSKIVRDLQDISLSVRMIPIAGVFRKMIRLVHDLSAKAGKKINLTLVGEDTEIDKTVGEIIADPLVHLVRNSIDHGLEPPDERKAAGKDETGEILLQAGHEGGEVWVLIRDDGRGLSRENILSKAIERGLVSGDGSDLSDSDVYNMIFHPGFSTAKQVTDISGRGVGMDVVKKNIERIKGHIDVRNNPGHGCTIVLRLPLTMAIIEGLLVRVGKAKYTVPLLAVRENIQVTKEMITKTMDGQELVMVRGQLLPIYRVHELHNTRPDNYKLEDGLLVIVENRGEMACLFVDEILGDQQAVIKGLSNYIGSVRGVSGCTILGDGEVSLILDVAGLIRKAQGLEAA, encoded by the coding sequence ATGGCAGACGCTACATTGCTTGGGGAATTTGTTTTAGACAGCCTGGAGTTGCTGGACGATGCGGAACCCAAGCTCATAGAGCTTCAGGCTTCCTCACAGGTTCCTGACCAAGTAAACACTGAATCCATAAATTCCATCTTCCGTCTTTTTCATTCCATGAAAGGCAGCGCGGGCATGTTGGAGTTGCACAACATCACCTCGCTGACCCATGAGGCGGAAACCTTGCTGGATATGTTTCGTTCCGGCAAAACCCAAATGACCCGGGCGCACATGGACACTCTGTTCAAGGCCATGGATCTTATCCGGGAAATTCTGGCGAGCGTGGATGCGAATTTGACGGATAAAGGGTTTGAAGATTCCGTGAGCGGCTTGGTGGAGGAGTTGGGCATTGCCATCAGCCAGAGCGGCGGCGACGCCTCTCCTGCTCCGAAAGCGAAAAAGCCCGAGCCTGTCAAGCCCCTTGAGCCGCCTCCCCCGCCTCCGCCTCCCGAGCCTGCGGCTGAACCGGCGCCCGAGCCTGCGGCGGCTGATTTTTCCTTTGACGAATTTGAAATCCCCATAACCCAGGAGATGCTGGACCGGTTTGTCACCGAGGCGGACGAGTTGCTGGAGCAATGTGAGGCGATGCTCCTGACCATGGAGGACGACACCACGGGTGAACCCGTCCATGAAGCCTTTCGCGCCATGCACAGTTTTAAGGGTAATTGCGGATTCATGGGGCTTTCCGATCCCGAACGCATGAGCCATAGGATGGAAAACGTCCTCAGCGGCGTCAAGGAAGGCATTATCGCCCCCACCTCCGACAACACCGGAATATTATTAAAATTAGTGGATATTTTACGGGACGCCGTGGCCGACGTTTCAAGCGGCGGCAAGGGCGCTATCGATAACCTGGAGTTGTACGTGCAACTCCTGGATGAAATTCTGCCCGAAGCCTCTGAATCGGAAGCCGAGCCGGAGCCCGCCGCAGAACCCCAGCCCGAGGCTGCTGAGCCAGCCTCCGTCCCTGCTCCGGCGGAGGAGTCTCCCCAGCCCAGTTTGGAAATCAAGCTGGGGGATGAAAAGGCGCCCGAGGCTCCCCAGGACGCAGCGAGCCCCAAGGCCGTTCCGGCCAAGCCCAAGGAAATGCCCGCAACCAAGGCCGCCCCAAGAACTATTGTTCGTCAGGACATCCGCGTGGATTTGGCGAAGCTGGACCATTTGATCAATCTGGTGGGCGAACTGGTGATTGCAGAAACCATGGTCACTCGCAACCCGGATTTGGTGGGCCACGATTTTGAGAATTTTGAAAAATCCGCCATGCACCTGAGCAAGATAGTTCGCGACCTGCAGGATATTTCCCTTTCCGTGCGCATGATTCCCATCGCCGGCGTGTTTCGAAAGATGATCCGCCTGGTCCACGACCTTTCAGCCAAGGCCGGCAAGAAGATCAATCTCACCCTGGTCGGCGAAGACACGGAAATTGACAAGACCGTCGGGGAAATCATAGCCGATCCCCTGGTGCACCTGGTTCGCAATTCCATCGACCACGGTCTGGAGCCGCCGGACGAAAGAAAGGCCGCGGGCAAGGACGAAACCGGGGAAATTCTGCTTCAGGCCGGTCACGAGGGCGGCGAAGTCTGGGTGCTTATCCGGGACGACGGCAGGGGATTAAGCCGCGAAAACATCCTGTCCAAGGCCATAGAACGCGGGCTTGTAAGCGGCGACGGCTCCGATCTGAGCGATTCGGACGTTTATAATATGATTTTTCATCCTGGCTTCTCCACGGCCAAGCAGGTGACCGATATCTCCGGCCGCGGAGTGGGCATGGACGTGGTCAAGAAGAATATCGAACGCATCAAGGGGCACATCGATGTGCGCAATAACCCGGGCCATGGATGCACCATTGTGCTGCGCCTGCCTTTGACCATGGCCATTATTGAAGGCCTGCTGGTGCGCGTGGGCAAAGCCAAATACACCGTTCCCCTTTTGGCTGTCCGTGAAAATATCCAGGTGACAAAAGAGATGATCACTAAAACCATGGACGGCCAGGAACTGGTCATGGTGCGCGGTCAACTGCTTCCCATATACCGGGTTCACGAACTCCATAACACCCGGCCCGATAACTATAAACTGGAAGACGGCCTTTTGGTGATTGTGGAAAACAGGGGCGAGATGGCCTGTTTGTTCGTGGATGAAATCCTGGGAGATCAGCAGGCGGTTATCAAGGGCCTGTCAAATTATATCGGCAGTGTGAGGGGCGTTTCCGGCTGCACCATCCTGGGCGACGGTGAAGTCAGCCTGATTCTGGACGTGGCGGGACTGATCAGAAAAGCCCAGGGACTGGAAGCCGCTTAA
- a CDS encoding chemotaxis protein CheW, translating to MSKENEMVDEDLYDEDGEDTQKDRYFTFRVGEEEYGIEIMHVLEVVGLQKITEVPDMPDFVKGVINLRGQVIPIMDVRTRFGMETVEYDDRTCVLVVNMMDQQIGLIVDKVSDVLDIPESQVQPPPKVSNRPGSRYISGLGKVDEEVKILLDVQKLLYEEEMAQVASAV from the coding sequence ATGAGCAAAGAAAACGAAATGGTGGATGAGGACCTGTACGACGAAGACGGGGAAGACACTCAAAAAGACCGTTATTTCACCTTTCGCGTAGGTGAAGAGGAGTACGGCATAGAAATCATGCATGTCCTTGAGGTGGTCGGCCTCCAGAAGATCACCGAAGTGCCGGACATGCCGGACTTTGTCAAGGGGGTTATCAATCTGAGGGGACAGGTTATCCCCATTATGGATGTAAGAACCCGTTTTGGCATGGAAACCGTGGAGTACGACGACCGCACCTGCGTGCTGGTGGTGAATATGATGGATCAGCAGATCGGCCTGATTGTGGATAAGGTCAGCGATGTGCTGGATATCCCCGAATCCCAGGTTCAGCCTCCGCCCAAAGTCAGCAACAGGCCGGGCAGCCGTTACATCTCGGGGCTAGGCAAGGTCGACGAGGAGGTCAAAATCCTGCTGGACGTGCAAAAACTGCTCTACGAGGAGGAAATGGCCCAGGTGGCCTCCGCGGTTTAG
- a CDS encoding ABC transporter substrate-binding protein, whose amino-acid sequence MNGAKRLLIAVLCIVLVSMLAGLGIAAELGLAWVGKSGMANRVASGFEAGSEGKGFNVEYRKELASLDDLAEVVKQWQTEKQGMIILRSNGAKWLGANPPSIPTFIGGCNNPETLGTMKDMNAPEGNITGVTYYLPTKTQFEVFKAILPNMESVLLLLAQGNPSSAVDRKGTQEACSLFGVVYNEKVCATTDDAMAAIKEYEGKVSAIIIGSQALHIDNAANIVAAAGSTPVLSYSDKPVKAGALGGFVADDNKLGMILAEVVNQVIVQGKAIKDVPVQVDPDPRFYVNAKTAEKLGVEIPFNILEMATVVE is encoded by the coding sequence ATGAATGGAGCAAAAAGGCTGTTGATCGCTGTTTTATGCATCGTGTTGGTTTCTATGCTCGCCGGTCTGGGAATTGCCGCCGAACTGGGGCTGGCCTGGGTGGGAAAGTCCGGCATGGCGAACAGGGTGGCCTCTGGCTTCGAGGCGGGCTCTGAAGGCAAAGGCTTCAACGTGGAGTACAGAAAGGAGCTCGCCTCCCTGGACGATTTGGCGGAAGTGGTCAAACAATGGCAGACGGAAAAGCAGGGCATGATCATCCTGCGCTCCAACGGAGCAAAGTGGCTCGGGGCGAACCCCCCTTCGATTCCCACATTCATCGGCGGCTGCAACAATCCGGAAACATTGGGAACCATGAAGGACATGAACGCTCCGGAAGGCAACATCACCGGAGTCACCTATTACCTTCCCACCAAAACCCAGTTTGAAGTGTTTAAGGCCATACTTCCGAATATGGAATCCGTGTTGCTGCTTTTGGCGCAAGGGAATCCCTCCTCGGCCGTGGATCGCAAGGGAACCCAGGAGGCTTGTTCGCTTTTCGGCGTCGTCTACAACGAAAAAGTGTGCGCAACCACGGACGACGCCATGGCGGCCATCAAGGAATATGAAGGAAAGGTGTCAGCCATAATCATTGGAAGTCAGGCCCTGCACATTGACAATGCGGCAAACATTGTGGCTGCGGCGGGATCCACCCCGGTTCTGTCTTATAGCGACAAGCCCGTAAAAGCCGGCGCCCTGGGAGGCTTTGTGGCCGATGACAACAAGCTGGGCATGATCCTGGCCGAAGTGGTGAATCAGGTTATAGTTCAGGGAAAAGCCATCAAGGATGTGCCTGTGCAGGTCGATCCTGACCCGAGGTTTTACGTGAATGCCAAAACAGCGGAAAAGCTGGGCGTGGAAATTCCGTTTAACATTCTGGAAATGGCAACCGTGGTGGAATAA
- a CDS encoding methyl-accepting chemotaxis protein has protein sequence MKFKIRWNLRNKIILPIAALIILGMVLSTLVTNSYVSEALIAVSENRFAIQINSNADRISDWLDARAVEIGSWSANKTLITSTQDSFMGKAARKTASELLAALLDGYKDYEAIILLDKTGTMIASGAAAGEKTRSFGGSADFKKALNGEQGVSRVYRSGKSGKTVFNVFSPVYPENAAHEVTNVQGVLLCTLTLDTIAQKFVNTIKYGKTGYGFLVGSDGTTLVHPDPNLILSLNVHDLPFGEDLMASQSKSFYYNFKGVDKFAAMSIIPRAGWRLALTSNVEEFMASAYKIRNLLGIIGFFVVAFVSVGAWFLIGGMVIKPVHQVVGLAKKLQMGDLSAQLETGNDELGQMGEALNAVVLGMRERAQAAKGIAAGDLCQDIVVASEKDVLGKALFDMVESLNSVVGELTVSGQQVDEGARQISDSSQSLAQGATEQASSLEEISASMSEISTQTKTNADNAVQANQLAEEARRAGDEGASRMGEMMDAMSAINESSQQIAKIIKTIDDIAFQTNLLALNAAVEAARAGVHGKGFAVVAQEVRSLAARSAKAAQETADLIEGSSHKVSDGNDIAEKTAEALTGINDTITKVADLVGEIAAASNEQAQGISQINIGLSQIDDATQQNTANAEETSAAAQALSAQSTQVQAQLARFKIKGGGTCKAAYTGEGARTVRPAIGNKPRIQDGWGQDDSGSRTVEPNQLIALDDGEFGKY, from the coding sequence ATGAAATTCAAAATCAGGTGGAATTTACGCAACAAAATCATTTTGCCCATAGCGGCGCTGATCATATTGGGAATGGTGCTATCCACTCTGGTGACCAACTCGTATGTGTCCGAGGCCCTCATTGCTGTTTCGGAAAACCGTTTTGCAATCCAGATCAACTCCAATGCGGACAGGATTTCCGACTGGCTGGACGCCAGGGCCGTGGAAATTGGAAGCTGGAGCGCCAACAAGACCCTCATCACCTCCACCCAGGATTCCTTCATGGGCAAGGCGGCGAGAAAAACCGCGAGCGAACTGCTGGCTGCATTGCTGGATGGCTACAAGGATTACGAGGCCATCATCCTGTTGGACAAAACGGGGACGATGATCGCGTCCGGAGCGGCCGCCGGTGAAAAGACCAGGTCTTTCGGCGGCAGTGCGGACTTTAAAAAGGCCCTGAACGGCGAACAGGGCGTTTCCCGCGTGTACCGCAGCGGGAAAAGCGGCAAGACCGTCTTTAATGTGTTTTCTCCCGTGTATCCGGAAAACGCGGCCCATGAAGTGACGAACGTTCAGGGCGTGTTGCTGTGCACACTGACGCTGGATACCATCGCCCAAAAATTCGTAAATACCATCAAGTACGGAAAAACCGGCTACGGATTCCTGGTCGGCTCCGATGGCACCACGCTGGTCCACCCGGACCCAAACCTTATTCTTTCGCTTAATGTGCATGATCTTCCTTTCGGCGAAGATTTGATGGCTTCGCAATCAAAAAGTTTTTACTACAACTTCAAAGGGGTGGATAAGTTTGCGGCCATGAGCATCATTCCCCGGGCCGGCTGGCGCCTGGCGCTCACTTCCAATGTGGAGGAATTCATGGCCTCTGCATACAAGATCCGCAATCTGCTGGGCATCATCGGTTTTTTTGTGGTGGCTTTTGTCAGCGTCGGGGCCTGGTTCCTGATAGGCGGAATGGTTATCAAGCCTGTCCATCAGGTGGTGGGGCTGGCCAAAAAACTGCAAATGGGAGACCTTTCGGCGCAACTAGAAACCGGAAACGATGAACTGGGACAGATGGGCGAGGCGTTGAACGCCGTGGTCCTGGGAATGCGGGAACGCGCCCAGGCCGCCAAGGGCATTGCGGCCGGAGACCTGTGCCAGGATATTGTGGTGGCCTCCGAAAAAGACGTCCTGGGCAAGGCTTTGTTCGACATGGTGGAGAGCCTTAACAGCGTGGTGGGAGAACTTACAGTCTCGGGCCAGCAGGTGGATGAGGGCGCCCGCCAGATATCCGACAGCAGCCAGTCCCTGGCCCAGGGGGCGACGGAGCAGGCGTCATCCCTGGAGGAGATTTCCGCTTCCATGTCCGAAATCAGCACCCAGACCAAGACCAACGCCGACAACGCTGTTCAGGCCAATCAACTGGCGGAGGAGGCCCGCAGGGCTGGAGATGAAGGCGCTTCCCGCATGGGCGAAATGATGGACGCCATGAGCGCCATCAACGAGTCCTCCCAGCAGATCGCCAAGATCATTAAAACCATTGATGACATCGCCTTCCAGACCAACCTGTTGGCCCTGAACGCCGCCGTGGAAGCCGCCAGAGCCGGCGTGCACGGAAAAGGCTTCGCCGTCGTGGCGCAGGAAGTGCGGTCCCTGGCCGCCAGGAGCGCCAAAGCGGCTCAGGAAACCGCCGACCTCATCGAAGGCTCCTCCCACAAGGTGTCCGACGGCAATGACATCGCCGAAAAAACAGCGGAAGCCTTGACGGGCATCAATGACACCATCACCAAGGTGGCGGATCTGGTGGGCGAAATCGCCGCCGCGTCCAATGAGCAGGCTCAGGGGATTTCGCAGATTAACATCGGCCTTTCACAAATCGATGACGCCACCCAGCAAAACACCGCCAACGCAGAGGAAACCTCTGCCGCGGCCCAGGCCCTGTCAGCCCAGTCCACTCAGGTTCAGGCGCAGCTCGCCCGTTTTAAAATCAAGGGCGGCGGAACGTGCAAGGCCGCATATACAGGCGAAGGAGCGAGGACGGTCAGGCCGGCAATCGGGAACAAGCCCCGGATTCAGGATGGTTGGGGGCAGGATGACTCCGGGAGCCGGACCGTTGAGCCTAACCAGCTAATAGCCTTGGATGACGGCGAATTCGGCAAATACTAA
- a CDS encoding methyl-accepting chemotaxis protein has protein sequence MVKKMGIRAKILLMFTLVMLATGVVLCSFIIYELKSTAKAAAETTRIEEMAKAQNRLKDYVDIAYASVDSSYKNAQDPAHLEKIYGHRLQNIIEMVQSVVDEQLALIEAGEMSEMEAKSRVEALVRAYRYDDGTGYIWINDTTLPIPRMIMHPTSPQLNGTILDNPQYNCAMGVGKNLFAAAVEVARKSGEGFVDYKWPKPLKTGLTEERPKLSYVKLIPQWNWVLGTGIYVDDALEEAKDTIIGEVRKLRYENGAGYFWINDTTRPLPRMIMHPLSPQLEGKIMDDPAYNCTKGTNQNFMQAGVDVCLKDGEGFVEYIWPKTSEDGSTKKEPKLSFVKLHPETGWIVGTGFFIDSIEAAVAAKIEETNKHITMLIWFLVAVIAVSLAISMVLIGFFMTKSIINPIIAAKELAIHVSNGRLDTQKEVTRGDEIGALESAMVTMVRRLKKKEGLAQSIAAGDLRAELKLESQEDALGLALVSMTENLNDVIGDLFGSANQVDESATQVSGASQSLAQGATEQASSIEEISASLTEIAAQTKTNADNAAQANQLAEAARQAGTQGGQQMDEMVDAMSAITASSDQIAKIIKTIDDIAFQTNLLALNAAVEAARAGKHGKGFAVVAQEVRSLAARSAKAAQETAELIEGSGQRVAAGSDIAQKTAEALSGINETVTKVADLVGEIAAASNEQAQGISQINVGLSQIDDATQQNTANAEETSAASEALSAQATEMRSLLARFKLKGVQSSSSRQSFRQALPEAHEAPKPNKASAPAGGGWGGGGGSKGAVVRPEEVIALDDSDFGKY, from the coding sequence ATGGTAAAAAAAATGGGTATTAGAGCTAAAATATTGCTGATGTTCACGTTGGTAATGCTTGCTACTGGCGTCGTGCTGTGTTCATTCATCATCTATGAACTGAAATCGACCGCCAAGGCAGCTGCCGAAACAACCCGCATCGAAGAGATGGCCAAGGCGCAAAACCGCTTGAAGGATTATGTGGACATCGCCTATGCCAGCGTGGACTCCAGCTACAAAAACGCTCAGGATCCGGCCCACCTGGAAAAAATTTATGGCCATCGCCTTCAAAACATTATCGAAATGGTCCAGAGCGTTGTGGATGAGCAACTGGCCCTTATCGAGGCTGGCGAAATGAGCGAGATGGAGGCCAAGTCCCGTGTGGAAGCCCTGGTAAGAGCCTATCGGTATGATGATGGCACAGGCTATATCTGGATCAATGACACCACCTTGCCTATTCCTAGAATGATCATGCATCCCACGTCCCCCCAGTTGAACGGAACGATTCTGGACAATCCACAATACAACTGCGCCATGGGTGTGGGAAAAAACCTGTTCGCCGCCGCCGTGGAAGTCGCCAGGAAGAGCGGCGAGGGTTTTGTGGATTACAAATGGCCCAAGCCTCTTAAAACCGGCCTCACCGAGGAACGCCCCAAACTGTCGTACGTCAAGCTGATTCCCCAATGGAACTGGGTCTTGGGTACGGGCATTTACGTGGATGACGCCTTGGAAGAGGCTAAGGATACAATCATCGGGGAGGTCAGGAAACTTCGGTACGAAAACGGCGCCGGCTACTTCTGGATCAACGATACCACCCGCCCCTTGCCCCGCATGATCATGCATCCCTTGTCCCCCCAACTGGAAGGCAAGATCATGGACGATCCGGCCTACAACTGCACCAAGGGGACCAATCAGAACTTCATGCAGGCCGGCGTGGACGTCTGCTTGAAGGACGGAGAGGGCTTTGTGGAATACATTTGGCCCAAAACCTCGGAGGACGGATCCACCAAAAAAGAGCCTAAGCTCTCCTTTGTCAAACTGCATCCTGAGACGGGATGGATCGTGGGCACGGGCTTTTTCATCGACTCCATTGAAGCGGCTGTCGCGGCGAAAATCGAAGAAACCAACAAGCATATCACCATGCTGATTTGGTTCCTGGTCGCGGTAATCGCCGTCAGCTTGGCAATCTCCATGGTGCTAATCGGCTTTTTCATGACCAAGTCCATCATCAATCCGATTATCGCCGCGAAAGAGCTGGCCATACACGTATCCAACGGCAGGCTGGACACGCAGAAGGAGGTCACCCGGGGGGACGAGATCGGAGCCCTGGAAAGCGCCATGGTGACCATGGTTCGCAGGCTGAAAAAGAAGGAGGGGCTTGCCCAGTCCATCGCCGCCGGCGACTTGAGGGCGGAATTGAAGCTGGAGTCCCAGGAGGATGCTTTGGGCCTTGCCCTGGTATCCATGACGGAAAACCTGAACGATGTCATCGGCGACTTGTTCGGATCCGCCAACCAGGTGGACGAAAGCGCCACCCAGGTGTCGGGCGCCAGCCAGTCCCTGGCCCAGGGCGCCACGGAGCAGGCTTCCTCCATCGAGGAAATCAGCGCGTCTTTAACTGAAATCGCGGCTCAAACGAAAACCAACGCCGACAATGCAGCCCAGGCTAATCAACTGGCCGAAGCCGCCAGGCAGGCCGGTACACAGGGCGGGCAGCAGATGGACGAAATGGTTGACGCCATGAGCGCCATTACCGCGTCCTCGGATCAGATCGCCAAGATCATCAAAACCATCGATGACATCGCATTCCAGACCAACCTCCTGGCTTTGAACGCAGCCGTGGAAGCGGCCCGGGCCGGCAAGCACGGCAAAGGCTTCGCCGTGGTGGCTCAGGAAGTGCGCTCTCTGGCAGCCAGAAGCGCTAAGGCCGCCCAGGAGACTGCGGAGCTGATAGAAGGCTCCGGCCAAAGGGTCGCCGCAGGCAGCGATATTGCGCAAAAAACGGCCGAAGCCCTTTCCGGCATCAATGAAACCGTAACCAAGGTGGCGGACCTGGTGGGCGAGATCGCCGCAGCCTCCAACGAGCAGGCGCAGGGGATCTCCCAGATCAATGTGGGCCTTTCCCAGATTGACGACGCCACCCAGCAGAATACGGCCAACGCCGAAGAGACTTCGGCGGCTTCCGAAGCGCTTTCGGCTCAGGCAACTGAAATGCGGTCGCTGCTTGCACGGTTTAAGCTCAAGGGCGTGCAAAGCTCCTCCAGCCGCCAGTCCTTCCGGCAGGCGCTCCCCGAGGCTCATGAGGCGCCCAAGCCGAACAAGGCGTCTGCGCCGGCCGGCGGAGGCTGGGGAGGCGGCGGAGGCTCTAAAGGCGCGGTGGTCAGGCCTGAAGAAGTCATCGCCCTGGATGACAGCGACTTCGGCAAGTATTAA
- a CDS encoding CheR family methyltransferase — MEQTINDAGMPEDRSPTSMMRLTDKEFESIRKMVYDRFGINLTPAKRSLVVGRLQKILRSRSIPTFSAYYDMLQKDGSGKLLSEFVNRISTNYTYFEREKDHFEFFSKTALPEAEKRHKDKKELDLRVWCAGCSTGEEAYTLVIRMLDFFEGEYSRWNAGLLATDISADALSVAAKGLYSDERVAQLPAAIRNKYFSRRPDGQWSVVDKVKKEIVFRRFNLMNTQFPFRKPFDVIFCRNVMIYFDSPTRKALVSRFCDCLTPGGYLFIGHSESLGRDLRRLEYVMPAVYRRKEG, encoded by the coding sequence ATGGAGCAAACCATAAATGACGCCGGCATGCCGGAGGACCGTTCGCCGACGAGTATGATGCGTTTGACTGACAAGGAGTTTGAGTCCATCCGGAAGATGGTTTACGACCGGTTTGGAATCAATCTCACGCCAGCCAAAAGGTCCCTGGTTGTCGGCAGACTGCAAAAGATTCTCCGCTCCAGGAGCATTCCCACTTTTTCAGCGTATTACGACATGCTGCAAAAAGACGGAAGCGGCAAGCTCCTGTCAGAGTTCGTGAACAGGATCAGCACCAATTACACGTATTTTGAGAGGGAAAAAGATCATTTTGAGTTCTTTAGCAAAACAGCCCTCCCGGAAGCGGAAAAACGCCATAAGGACAAAAAGGAGTTGGATCTTAGGGTTTGGTGCGCCGGCTGTTCCACGGGCGAAGAAGCCTACACCCTGGTCATTCGTATGTTGGATTTTTTCGAGGGGGAATACTCCCGATGGAATGCAGGCCTTTTAGCCACGGACATTTCGGCGGACGCCCTGTCCGTGGCCGCTAAAGGGCTTTACTCCGACGAAAGAGTCGCTCAATTGCCGGCGGCCATAAGAAACAAGTACTTCAGCCGCAGGCCTGATGGACAATGGTCGGTGGTCGACAAGGTAAAGAAGGAAATTGTTTTCAGGCGCTTTAATCTGATGAACACTCAATTTCCTTTCAGGAAGCCGTTTGACGTCATTTTTTGCCGAAACGTCATGATTTATTTTGATTCTCCAACGCGCAAGGCCTTGGTGAGCCGATTTTGCGACTGCTTGACGCCTGGGGGATATCTGTTCATAGGACACTCGGAATCCCTAGGCAGGGATTTGCGGAGGCTGGAGTACGTAATGCCGGCAGTGTACCGCAGAAAAGAGGGATGA
- a CDS encoding protein-glutamate methylesterase/protein-glutamine glutaminase — MMPTRPIRLLIVDDSALVREILSTGLAKDPGIEVVGTASNPYEARDKIVQLRPDVLTLDVEMPRMDGVEFLRRLMPQFPIPVVMVSSLTESGKKITFDALEAGALDFVSKPRSNVAAGLSSMLLELSTKVKLASTVDVSHWKGKRLERGARGPIQSSALEESTDKVVAIGASTGGTEAIKEVITRFPVTMPGVIIVQHMPAGFTKMFADRLNSLCSMMVKEAENGDRIMAGRVLVAPGGKQMRVVRRGGIYQVEVKPGEPVMGHCPSVEVMMQSVAKEVGKNAVGVMLTGMGSDGCTGMKAMADAGAPCVAQDEATSVVFGMPKEAYARGGAKKLVPLGDMAQTVINMVNRLAA, encoded by the coding sequence ATGATGCCTACTAGACCGATTAGACTGCTAATAGTGGATGACTCAGCCCTGGTCCGCGAGATCCTGTCCACGGGCCTTGCTAAAGACCCGGGCATCGAGGTGGTTGGAACCGCTTCCAACCCCTATGAGGCCAGGGACAAAATCGTTCAGCTTCGGCCCGATGTGTTGACGCTGGATGTGGAAATGCCGCGCATGGACGGGGTGGAATTCCTGCGTAGGCTCATGCCTCAATTCCCCATCCCGGTAGTGATGGTCAGTTCCTTGACGGAAAGCGGCAAGAAGATCACCTTCGATGCTTTGGAGGCGGGCGCTCTGGATTTTGTTTCCAAGCCGCGCTCCAACGTCGCTGCGGGCCTGAGCTCCATGCTTTTGGAATTGTCCACAAAGGTAAAGCTGGCTTCGACTGTGGATGTTTCCCATTGGAAGGGAAAAAGGCTGGAAAGAGGCGCCCGGGGGCCCATTCAGAGCTCGGCCCTGGAGGAATCCACGGACAAGGTTGTGGCCATTGGCGCCTCCACGGGCGGGACCGAAGCCATTAAGGAGGTCATCACCCGTTTTCCCGTCACCATGCCCGGGGTGATTATTGTTCAGCACATGCCCGCGGGTTTTACAAAAATGTTTGCAGACAGGCTTAACTCTCTGTGTTCCATGATGGTCAAGGAAGCGGAGAACGGAGACCGGATTATGGCGGGGCGGGTGCTGGTCGCCCCCGGCGGCAAGCAGATGCGTGTCGTTCGCAGGGGCGGCATATACCAGGTGGAGGTTAAACCGGGCGAGCCGGTCATGGGCCATTGCCCCTCGGTGGAGGTGATGATGCAGTCCGTGGCCAAGGAAGTGGGCAAAAACGCCGTGGGCGTCATGCTGACCGGCATGGGCTCGGATGGATGCACAGGCATGAAGGCCATGGCGGACGCCGGCGCTCCGTGCGTGGCCCAGGACGAGGCGACTTCCGTGGTTTTTGGCATGCCAAAAGAAGCCTATGCGCGCGGCGGCGCAAAGAAACTGGTTCCTTTGGGGGATATGGCTCAGACTGTAATCAATATGGTGAACAGGTTGGCGGCATGA
- a CDS encoding chemotaxis protein CheD has translation MKKIFLGLGDMGATRTQGQELRTLALGSCVALIMMDPKARCIAMVHVVLPESSIDPARSQKKPGHFADTAVPALLEEMKKLGSDNVGKGMIIKLVGGANVMDPNNTFNIGKRNALAIKKALWKFGMGPRAEDIGGRISRSVSVDVDTGKVKITSPGRDGWEL, from the coding sequence ATGAAAAAAATATTCCTAGGACTTGGCGACATGGGCGCAACCAGGACCCAGGGGCAGGAGTTAAGAACCCTGGCCCTGGGGTCATGCGTCGCCCTGATCATGATGGACCCGAAAGCAAGATGCATTGCTATGGTTCACGTGGTCCTGCCCGAAAGCTCCATAGATCCTGCAAGGAGCCAAAAAAAGCCGGGCCATTTTGCAGACACGGCGGTGCCGGCTCTTTTAGAGGAAATGAAGAAGTTAGGCTCGGATAATGTGGGCAAAGGGATGATCATTAAACTGGTCGGCGGCGCCAACGTCATGGATCCGAACAACACGTTCAATATAGGCAAGCGAAACGCTTTGGCCATTAAAAAGGCGTTGTGGAAATTCGGCATGGGGCCCAGGGCGGAAGACATTGGCGGTCGAATCAGCCGCAGCGTTTCCGTGGATGTCGACACCGGAAAAGTGAAAATAACCTCCCCTGGCAGGGACGGTTGGGAATTATAA